The segment GCGATTTCCCACCCACATCGACGTAGGTATCTCGAACTCGCTCTCGACAATCAATGTACCCGTCTCCCCGGAGCGCACCGTAAACTGCGGGTCGTTGCGCACGCCGTGCACCGCGGGAAAATGGCGATTATCGAACCCATTCTCAATGACCATGGCGGGCGGTGTTTTTACCTGTGTCTCGAAGCCCGGAATAATCACATGATTCTCCGCCAACTGCGTCATAAAATCCGTCAATCCATTTTCAAACGCATCAGACAGGCGCACAAACACCAATCCCCCCACAACCAATGTCTCATATTGCTGCACCCCAAACCCGTGCCGGGAACTCTTGTTCAAACCCACCCGGTACGAATGGAAGGGACAAATAATGGCATTGCCATCCAGGCGTCCACCGTGCGCCAGATGCGCCCCTCGATGGGGACAATCGGCGCTGTAGGCGGTAATACCGTCAGCCTTCCTCACCAAAATCAACCGCGTTTTTCCAATGGTTGCCGACGTAATTTCCTTTGTCAGATCCTTCTCAAAAGCGACTAGATACCAGCCATGAGCATACATGGTACTCCCCTTTTTTTATGCTTGTACAAGACAACCGACCAATTCCCGAACACCCCGACTGAAAGCGTGTTGCGGGTCTTGCAGGCAAAAAACTTGCGAACTGGCGACATGCGCCACATCCAGAGAGAGTGGCAAAAGCGTGGCGACCGGCGCGTTGTATGCGTGCTCAACCTTCCGCTTCACGTCTTCGAAGTCGTAGTCCGGCGGCACTTTGTTCACGACCAGGAAAATATCCGGCACCTTCAGGCGGCGGGCTACGTCCACGGTCACGTGCGTTCCCTGAAAGTCCTGCTGATCCGGGCGCAGCACCACAACCAGAATGTCCGAAATGGCAATAGAGAGCAGGGTTTCTTCGTTCAAACCCGGATGCGTATCAATCAGCAGGTAATCCAGGTTGAGTGCGGCAATCAAGTCACGGAAACCATCGTTGAGCGCATTGGCGTCGTAGCGATCACGTAGAACCCGGGCGATGTCATTGGCCTTGATGCTGGATGGAACCAGGTAGAGCTGCCCATTTCCCGTCGCGCCCGGAAGGTCTACCGTGTAAGCCGCATCTTCAATAGCGCAATGCCCCCACAAATAATCATTCAAAGTGAACTTTACTTTATCTTCAGGCAGGTTGAAGATAACGTGGATGCCCGGCGATTGAATGTCGGTGTCAAAGACGCCCACGCGATAGCCCTGCTGAACGAGCATGGTGGCGGTGTTGGCCGTTACATTTGACTTACCGGTTCCCCCGCGAAATGAGTGCAAAGAAATAATGAGCGTCACAAGTGTGTCCTCCAATCAGATGTCTGGAGATTGGACCAATTTCACGCGCCCAATGGCCATTTTCACCAGAGAAAGTTGGTCCAATCTGGCTTAGCAGTTACTCAGATGTTTAGGACTGACGATGAAATAAAGTACGGAATTGCATCGTCAGTTTGCAGGAACGGTAAGGAAACAACTTTGTTGTCTTATTTATTTTCCGTTCCTTATGATACAAGGCGTCAGACAGCCGGAGCTTCTCCCAATGTGGGCGAAGAAGGCTTTCCTCTGGAGCGGCGCACGTAGTTGCGCATCCGTTCCGCGTTCAACTCAAGCTGCCTGAAATACTCGGTTTCCGTAATTTCCTGAACTTCTTTATGGCTGCGCTGCGCATCAATTTCGATGCGCAAATCGGCGACCGTTTTCTTCAATCGGCTCTCCCGTTCCCAAACCCTGTCGGCCATGTCGTTAAAGGCATTTGCCAGCTCCATCAACTCGTCGAAAGATTCGACCTTGATTTCTTCTGGCCGGCGTTCTTCGGCAATGGCGTAAACCCCTTGCATCAGCCTGGACAAGGGTTGGTGTAGACGGCGGGCGAGGAAGACGGCCACCGCCGCCGCCGCCGCTACAAGTACGACGGCGACGATCAGGGCGCGGGTGCGCATGGCCGTGGCCGGCGCGACAACCGCCGACTTGGGTACGGAGATGCCCAGGCTCCATCCAATTGAGGGGATGGGCGCATACACCAGGAGTTGCTGCGTGCCTGTTTCGTCGAGGAAGTACCCCTGGCCGGACTCCCTATCTATCATGTTTTGAATCAGTTCTTGAAATGCCGGCAAACCCACTGTCGCCAGATTAACCGTTTCTTGTGTCCCTTTGCTGGCGTCTACACCCTCATAAGCCGGGTGGGCAATAACGCCCCCCTCGCTGTCAATGATAAACCCATAGCCCGCGCCATCCAGCACGTTAATATCCAGGGCAATGTCTTTGAGCGCCTGAATCGTCACGTCATGGGACATGATCCCCTCGAACTCGCCATCGCTGCTGATAATGGGCGTGGACACCGTCACCATCCAACCCGCGCCGGCAAAATCAACGTATGGAGGCGTCCAGCGCGTTTCCAGATTGGGGTTGTTGGTCGGCTCCGCAACCGTATAGAAGATTACCTCTCTGGGGTCCCAACCGTCAGGGTAGTGATCGTTACTGGCCCACGGGTACAGTCGCATCATGCCTTCCGGGGTAGTCATGTAAATCCACTGCGTTTGGGGGCTGATCGCCTTGATGCTGGCAAAAGTGGCGTCCATGTCCTCCGTCAAGGCGATGTCCTGCAAGACCTTTGTTGTCGGTGCGGTGTCATTGTTCCAATAAACATTTGAGAGGCCATTGCCAAGAGTGGTCTCGCCGCCAACGCTGTTGTAGTACATGTCCAGCCCGAAAATGTTGCGCGAGTCGGTCTGGTAACGCGCCAGTTTTTGAGACATTTCCTCCGGCGTTATCTCTCGTTCCATGTCATAGGCGGATTCGCGGGCGGCAATCGCGGTCGCGTTCCAAACCTCCTGAAGACGCAGGTTGATCTCTTCGGCTTTAGACTGCGCCAGCATGTAGAGATTGGTCTCCATCTGGTTCGTCAACGCCATCGTACTCTGGTTAATGAAAATCACGGAGATGAAAATGATTGGGATGATCGAGACAAACAAGAGAGCCAACAAGATGGCCCTGGCAAATGATCCTCTTGCCCAGACTGTCATGATTCCTTCCTCCTGTATGCGTGGGGGCCTGGAAGATCGCGTGGGTTTGGTCCGAGCAACGAGCGCTGCCCTTCCGTGACGACTAAACCAGGATAAGCTGATTGTCTACGTCAATAGCGACGGCTTCTTGTTTCATTTCCGCTTTCAGTCTGGTCGCAAATTTGATGACTTCGTCCAGATGTTTTTCCAGCGCTTTTTGGGAAACAAAGGTTTTGACGATAGTGACTTGTTCGATGACCAGTTCCTGCTCTTCGCTTTGCCACACACCCTCTGCTTCGCTGCGGGTGGCCCCGCCGAAAAGCGTGCCTAAGAAGCTCAATGTTGCCTGCACCTGTGATTCGTTGCTGATGGATTGGTTAACGTCCATCGTGGAGGGCACGAATATGCCAATGCTATGGTCCAGCGAGAGGCGGCGGTAGGTTTCAACAAATGAGCGCGCCAGCGGACCGTCGATGGCGGCTTCCACGACGGGTTGGCCTATTTGATGGGCCAGATTGGCGCTTTCAGGGTCGTAGGGGAGTACCAATTGGAAGGCGGGATCGGGGCTGTGCCCGTTCGGCGAGAATTGGTTGAGAGCCAGGATGCGTTTCTGCGTTGGCCGAGAGTAGGGTTGGATGGTGTTCCAACGTGCTTTGACGTCGTCTACGTGGGTTTCCTGGCGCGTGACGGTGATGAGTCTTTCTGCGTGGCCACGCAGACGCAGGAGAATTTCTTCGTCATTGCTACTGCCGGTATCGCAGATGACGTAATCATACCGGCCGAGCAAGTCCGTGAGGAAAATGTCTAATTGCACTTGAGGGGGGTAGGTTGCCTTGGCGGTTTTGATGAGGACGTGGATGCCGCTGGGATGTTCCAGAACGGTGTTTTGGTCGGGGAGCGCCGTGGAGAGGGCGTGCGCGTCCATGCCCAGCATTCGGAGGATGTCTTGACCACTGCTGCCGGCATTCCACAAAACAACACGCGACCGATGACCATTCCCGCCACCGCCATTCTGCCCTCCCAACAAGGCCAGATTGACCGCCAGCGTGGTCGCGCCCACTTGCCTGTCCGTACCTTCGATGACCCATAAACGCCCGGTTCCGTGGACACGCTGGCTCTGGCATTGATAAAGCTGGTCGCTGAGAAGGCGGTTCACGGATTGGCTCAGGCGTGCACTGTTGTTCAAAAAAGCGACAAACTCATCCGCCGGCCAGAGCAGCAGTTCCGTATCCGTCACCGCCGTCAGGGTGTCCAGCGATGGCTGCCCACTCAACATTTCCCCCAGGCCGAACCATTCCGCCCGGCGCACATAATCGACAACGCGGCTGTGCTTGCCCTTTTGCAGGCGGGACTTCTTCAACAACCCCATGCGCGGCAAGCCGACATAGGAGAACCGATCGCCCTGCCACATAAAGACTTCGTTGGGAATCAGGCGGCGGGTGGTGCTCCTTGCCAGTAGATTTTCGCGTTCGTCTGGGCTGAGGGAGGAGGTCAGAGGCACTTCGGCCAGAAACGTATCCGGTTTTTCTTCCAGGATGGACATGATGCTGGAGGGCATCCCGCGTAGTCGCCCCTGCAATCTGCTAAAACGCACGGAGAAGGTGCGTTTTTCATCCTGTAGCTGCTCTACCAACTGCGCCCGATTTACCATGCGGGTTAAAGTAGACTCAACCTCATTTATTGGTAGTTTTGTCGCCAGGGCGATTTCCGCGGCCGTTAGCCCTGGACGTCGATTGAGGCAGCGCAAAATGTATTGCTCGGCGT is part of the Ardenticatenales bacterium genome and harbors:
- a CDS encoding Rieske 2Fe-2S domain-containing protein, whose protein sequence is MYAHGWYLVAFEKDLTKEITSATIGKTRLILVRKADGITAYSADCPHRGAHLAHGGRLDGNAIICPFHSYRVGLNKSSRHGFGVQQYETLVVGGLVFVRLSDAFENGLTDFMTQLAENHVIIPGFETQVKTPPAMVIENGFDNRHFPAVHGVRNDPQFTVRSGETGTLIVESEFEIPTSMWVGNRQQEKTIKVPYRATTFSPGLITVQLSGDANYAVITGATATPEGDAVVRLSLALPVAVHGKEPDPRFYQYILTYSRQGIEDDRVMWENLAVPFTSKFTAQDAAVLAFHEFCRHYQAGVEA
- a CDS encoding MinD/ParA family protein is translated as MTLIISLHSFRGGTGKSNVTANTATMLVQQGYRVGVFDTDIQSPGIHVIFNLPEDKVKFTLNDYLWGHCAIEDAAYTVDLPGATGNGQLYLVPSSIKANDIARVLRDRYDANALNDGFRDLIAALNLDYLLIDTHPGLNEETLLSIAISDILVVVLRPDQQDFQGTHVTVDVARRLKVPDIFLVVNKVPPDYDFEDVKRKVEHAYNAPVATLLPLSLDVAHVASSQVFCLQDPQHAFSRGVRELVGCLVQA
- a CDS encoding Cache 3/Cache 2 fusion domain-containing protein; the protein is MTVWARGSFARAILLALLFVSIIPIIFISVIFINQSTMALTNQMETNLYMLAQSKAEEINLRLQEVWNATAIAARESAYDMEREITPEEMSQKLARYQTDSRNIFGLDMYYNSVGGETTLGNGLSNVYWNNDTAPTTKVLQDIALTEDMDATFASIKAISPQTQWIYMTTPEGMMRLYPWASNDHYPDGWDPREVIFYTVAEPTNNPNLETRWTPPYVDFAGAGWMVTVSTPIISSDGEFEGIMSHDVTIQALKDIALDINVLDGAGYGFIIDSEGGVIAHPAYEGVDASKGTQETVNLATVGLPAFQELIQNMIDRESGQGYFLDETGTQQLLVYAPIPSIGWSLGISVPKSAVVAPATAMRTRALIVAVVLVAAAAAVAVFLARRLHQPLSRLMQGVYAIAEERRPEEIKVESFDELMELANAFNDMADRVWERESRLKKTVADLRIEIDAQRSHKEVQEITETEYFRQLELNAERMRNYVRRSRGKPSSPTLGEAPAV
- a CDS encoding cyclic nucleotide-binding domain-containing protein — protein: MASSSSLSPLDMLDMPDAEQYILRCLNRRPGLTAAEIALATKLPINEVESTLTRMVNRAQLVEQLQDEKRTFSVRFSRLQGRLRGMPSSIMSILEEKPDTFLAEVPLTSSLSPDERENLLARSTTRRLIPNEVFMWQGDRFSYVGLPRMGLLKKSRLQKGKHSRVVDYVRRAEWFGLGEMLSGQPSLDTLTAVTDTELLLWPADEFVAFLNNSARLSQSVNRLLSDQLYQCQSQRVHGTGRLWVIEGTDRQVGATTLAVNLALLGGQNGGGGNGHRSRVVLWNAGSSGQDILRMLGMDAHALSTALPDQNTVLEHPSGIHVLIKTAKATYPPQVQLDIFLTDLLGRYDYVICDTGSSNDEEILLRLRGHAERLITVTRQETHVDDVKARWNTIQPYSRPTQKRILALNQFSPNGHSPDPAFQLVLPYDPESANLAHQIGQPVVEAAIDGPLARSFVETYRRLSLDHSIGIFVPSTMDVNQSISNESQVQATLSFLGTLFGGATRSEAEGVWQSEEQELVIEQVTIVKTFVSQKALEKHLDEVIKFATRLKAEMKQEAVAIDVDNQLILV